In one window of Pirellulales bacterium DNA:
- the sugE gene encoding quaternary ammonium compound efflux SMR transporter SugE, whose protein sequence is MAWGLLFIAGLLEAGWAIGLKYTDGFTRFWPSVFTITGIAISMSLLAIAARDLPIGTAYAVWVGIGAGGAAVLGIWLLGEPAGLPRIFFLTLLIVAVIGLKFTAH, encoded by the coding sequence ATGGCCTGGGGACTTCTTTTCATCGCTGGATTGCTCGAAGCTGGTTGGGCCATCGGCCTGAAATATACCGACGGATTCACGCGTTTCTGGCCGAGCGTCTTCACGATCACGGGCATCGCGATCAGCATGTCGCTGTTGGCCATCGCGGCGCGCGACTTGCCCATCGGCACCGCGTATGCCGTGTGGGTGGGGATTGGCGCTGGGGGCGCCGCGGTGCTGGGGATATGGCTCTTGGGCGAACCAGCCGGCCTGCCGCGCATTTTCTTTTTGACGCTGTTGATCGTGGCGGTCATCGGATTGAAGTTCACGGCGCACTAA
- a CDS encoding class I SAM-dependent methyltransferase, with translation MANRATRPDWQLPRGVTRALLEHAQIADVSAAYDEQFSRGAARELDEQILDEFLSPPGLVVDLGAGSGRLALPLARRGLRCLAVDLSRPALVELHRQSAAENLPVDCVLANLVELDCLQGHVADYCISMYSTVGMIRGRENRLQFLRHVRRILKRSGCFVVHAHNRWYNLFLPQSRNWLLKSLLRGVWRRDIEAGDKYFAYHGVPNMFLHVFTRSELLSDLAAAGFTVEKVVPLSVERRHALRLPWLLGRLRAGGWIVVCT, from the coding sequence TTGGCAAACCGTGCGACTCGTCCTGACTGGCAACTACCCCGTGGGGTTACACGCGCCCTGCTCGAGCATGCGCAGATCGCGGATGTTTCGGCCGCTTACGACGAACAATTCTCGCGCGGTGCCGCTCGTGAACTGGACGAACAAATTCTCGACGAATTCCTGAGTCCACCGGGGCTGGTTGTCGATCTGGGCGCCGGGTCTGGCCGCCTGGCGCTACCGCTTGCTCGCCGCGGATTGCGTTGCCTGGCCGTCGATCTGTCCCGGCCCGCGCTCGTGGAACTACATCGGCAAAGCGCCGCGGAAAACCTACCGGTCGATTGCGTACTGGCTAATCTCGTTGAGCTCGACTGTTTGCAAGGGCATGTGGCCGACTACTGCATTTCGATGTACAGCACCGTGGGCATGATCCGCGGGCGCGAGAATCGGCTGCAGTTTCTTCGGCACGTGCGCCGCATCCTGAAGCGAAGTGGATGCTTCGTCGTACATGCGCATAACCGCTGGTACAACCTGTTCCTTCCTCAAAGCCGCAACTGGTTGTTAAAGAGTTTGTTGCGCGGCGTCTGGCGTCGCGACATCGAAGCGGGGGACAAGTATTTCGCTTATCACGGCGTGCCAAACATGTTCCTGCATGTTTTCACACGCAGTGAACTGTTGAGCGATCTCGCCGCCGCCGGCTTTACCGTCGAGAAGGTCGTTCCCTTGTCGGTCGAACGCCGACATGCGCTGCGTTTGCCCTGGCTGCTCGGCCGACTGAGAGCCGGGGGCTGGATCGTCGTGTGTACGTAA